In the genome of Mangifera indica cultivar Alphonso chromosome 9, CATAS_Mindica_2.1, whole genome shotgun sequence, the window ATTTTTCATTCTGTCTtgactttttcttcttgtttttcttcttattctgtttctctttctctttcacaCTACTACTACTATCATCGCCGAAATCCTTCAGCATATCTTCTGCTTTAGAATTAAACTTCAACCTCAAATCCTTGTCGAATGGAACTTGTAGATTTGCCTGgcaataataatttagtttcaaGGCATTACATTACAAAAGAAATCAGCCAGAGGATTCAGAAGCAAACCTGCAAGTATGACTTCAACAAAGGCACAATGACTGTGCTATAGTCATGCAAAGCCATCTTCTCAAGTTTCAATTCATGCTGCTTTATGGCACAAATACCCCATAAAATTTTTGCCTCCATGAGGGCCAGCTGCAAAAATGAATACAATCAGACCAAAAACGAACAAATGCAATTGCCTCTTTTTATGAATTCATTATGTAACACACCAAGGAATAATCTCACATTGACGAAACATGGAAGAGATACTAGACATATCATTTGAGATGCTTTGTGTTTAAAACGAACAATGTTTTGATAATAGATCGAACTATTAGAAAATCGATAACATAATCAATATAATTGGCAAACTTACTTTTTTAAGTGAGTCTATTCTCATACTTTGTAGGTCGAATCTTGCGGCACTTTCGCCAGCCTCAATGCTTTCAAGCATTTTCATTTCAGCTTCGTCGGTGAAAGTTTCAAATGCATTCGGATTATCAGTTAAACTAGATCCTTCTGACTGTGCTAGATCCAGCATATCTGTAATAActtcaaaaattacattattcTCCTTTTTACTAGCAATATCATCATACTGCACAAGTTCCTTTTGCCTCTTCTTCAAGAGTCTGAAATAAGACACTGTTGTACTTTCATTGCCCTCAATATCTTCAAGTTTTATGCTCTCAACCGCTTCAATTGCTTTCAATAGATTTGTATTCTCACGCTTATAAGTAGGATCATCACATAATTTTTCTACCAGCAAATACTCTTTAAGCAGTATCTGAAAGATCTCCTTTGATTTTTGTTTCTGATAATCTTGCAAACCGCTCCAGGCCATTAGAACTACCTGGATTGATGTGCCTTCGTATAGCCATGTCACCAAATCTTGGCTGTCAGGAAGAGTCAGATTATCCGCTCCTTCCAGGAATCTCTCATCCAAGAGGCGGCTTTTTAGTACTTCACTAATTCCAGGCTTCTCATTGACATTAAACACTTGAACAAAACTAAGATTATCGTCGAGAGGACTAACAAACTTAGGTTTTATAAACTTACCGAAAGCATCAGTAAATTCTTGGAGAAATTCACGGACCTTTTTCAGATCTGCAGCTCTCAGAAGGCATATGATCTGAATGGCTTCCAGGTCAAGACGCTGCAAAAAGTAACGTTGATCctcaaaattaattgttaattgttCAACTGTAAATTGCACTGCACAGTTAAGATAACTTGGTGCAAGACAATTGTATCTGTGAAGCAATCGAAACATCCCGCGAATACTCTTAAGAATCTTAACACGCTCAGATAATTCTctctcattattttttcttccaGTCGATTCACACAAACTCTCTTTTAAGCTCTCCTCATCAAACAGTTTACCATCACAAGACTCTGAATTCATCTTactgacaattttttttacccAATATTCAGCATTTAAAGGCTTCCACTCACCATTCTCAATAAACTCAATCACCTTTCCAGGAATCTGAAACTGCAATTCCATCGCATCAAGATTCTTCCAATGCGACTTCCTGGAATGCTTCCTATACAACTCCAAATCACCAAACTTCTCGTTACAACCACAACATTCCCAGCCCTTccaagttttatgttttttagcaAAATCTATAGCTTCCCTGCCTgccaaatgaaaatttattgaCTTCCAATGTCTTTCAAGCTCTTTGATACTCACTTCACAGAAATCCCTTTTCCCCTCAGGTCTGAATTCATTCCACAATGATTTATATTCCTCTTTCTTAACAGCATTAACCTCGTAGTACTTCTCCATACCATAATGACTTTTTATCTTCTTGAAGACATGATAGCTCTTAATTTCTGTTTCAAACTCCTCCTTGATCTCATGTAATGTATCACCTGCCTTATCTGCATTTTCTTTATTAGCATTTTCAGCTTGCTTATGCTCTTCCTCACAAAGCTTTAAATACTG includes:
- the LOC123226372 gene encoding uncharacterized protein LOC123226372, which translates into the protein MGKKKQRSSSSGLKPPPSTTSSSSLMPPPSTTTTSTSKPPQHPPPESLDPVIFAEGSKVQDEIKAGNYPKASLTLRNLISLHKNSPHLLYLKAVVLQFLAKTTANASKQMIACLKEANELVELALKLLPNSIHFASCKIAILYLKTLIDDGDWGKVIEECKSALSLKIENLTDPGVDMFLQVNEMANSTKESRIEFERKMIEQYLKLCEEEHKQAENANKENADKAGDTLHEIKEEFETEIKSYHVFKKIKSHYGMEKYYEVNAVKKEEYKSLWNEFRPEGKRDFCEVSIKELERHWKSINFHLAGREAIDFAKKHKTWKGWECCGCNEKFGDLELYRKHSRKSHWKNLDAMELQFQIPGKVIEFIENGEWKPLNAEYWVKKIVSKMNSESCDGKLFDEESLKESLCESTGRKNNERELSERVKILKSIRGMFRLLHRYNCLAPSYLNCAVQFTVEQLTINFEDQRYFLQRLDLEAIQIICLLRAADLKKVREFLQEFTDAFGKFIKPKFVSPLDDNLSFVQVFNVNEKPGISEVLKSRLLDERFLEGADNLTLPDSQDLVTWLYEGTSIQVVLMAWSGLQDYQKQKSKEIFQILLKEYLLVEKLCDDPTYKRENTNLLKAIEAVESIKLEDIEGNESTTVSYFRLLKKRQKELVQYDDIASKKENNVIFEVITDMLDLAQSEGSSLTDNPNAFETFTDEAEMKMLESIEAGESAARFDLQSMRIDSLKKVSLPIILIMLSIF